Proteins co-encoded in one Montipora capricornis isolate CH-2021 chromosome 12, ASM3666992v2, whole genome shotgun sequence genomic window:
- the LOC138027489 gene encoding ATP synthase subunit s, mitochondrial-like isoform X2, translated as MAVKISIDLMTASNAHCMLFMVAAEWVLRCGGGAKFKHLDKWIWDYHAIPDGPKEKLKLEGINAKGISVTTGGLQHLVGLQHLTQLNMNSCKYITDTSKLLPVRESLENLDIGNCGGISDITPLHELKKLIQLNLVNTPRIKEREEAIAALQKSIPACVIEK; from the exons ATGGCTGTAAAGATTTCAATTGACCTGATGACAGCATCAAATGCACACTGCATGTTATTCAT GGTTGCAGCAGAGTGGGTGTTGAGGTGTGGGGGAGGTGCCAAGTTTAAACACCTTGACAAATGGATATGGGATTATCATGCAATACCAGATGgaccaaaagaaaaactgaagCTAGAAGGAATCAATGCTAAAGGAATAAGTGTAACCACAGGAGGTCTGCAGCATCTTG TTGGTCTTCAGCATCTGACGCAGCTTAACATGAACAGCTGTAAGTACATAACAGACACAAGTAAACTTCTACCTGTGAGAGAATCTTTGGAGAATCTGGACATTGGAAACTGTGGAGGAATTTCAGATATAACTCCACTTCACGAGttaaa aaAACTGATACAACTCAACCTCGTTAACACCCCAAGAATAAAAGAGAGGGAAGAAGCCATTGCAGCACTGCAGAAGTCAATCCCTGCATGTGTCATTGAAAAATGA
- the LOC138026809 gene encoding actin maturation protease-like isoform X2 gives MKNGFFVSEKSPQDCRENFPVAVRGLSNGREHFPLFRCGLSALSMANDLLFQDRITLTQHDTKQQEEELESLLELAQLRGFSEQGEMYSAENLAKLAKEFYGLECLVTNDGLKDGNFIASEVIVKGSAVLVPYDADKNHEPCLQNGHRAHWALVTGVLVELPANSCDLTVCQQDTVLPTLFHTRPSPIFSMPESWKAQHIYLCAKHGKSRHTAVWTLASVEKSNANLFELDPIKKQNGNFVVPEEGIGVGLRGKIVITNQSVKSILT, from the exons ATGAAGAATGGCTTCTTTGTATCAGAGAAGTCTCCACAAGACTGCAGGGAAAATTTCCCAG TGGCGGTTCGAGGACTCTCTAATGGCAGAGAGCACTTTCCACTTTTTAGGTGTGGATTATCAGCCCTCAGCATGGCAAATGATTTGTTATTTCAAGATCGCATTACGCTGACACAACATGATACAAAACAACAAGAGGAGGAATTAGAATCCTTGCTTGAACTGGCACAACTGAGAGGTTTCTCAGAACAAGGAGAAATGTATTCAGCAGAAAATCTGGCGAAGCTTGCAAAGGAGTTTTATGGACTTGAATGTCTTGTGACAAATGATGGATTAAAGGATGGTAATTTCATTGCATCCGAAGTGATAGTTAAAGGATCAGCTGTTCTTGTGCCATATGATGCAGATAAAAACCACGAGCCGTGTTTGCAAAATGGACACAGAGCACATTGGGCCCTTGTTACAG GTGTGCTTGTTGAACTTCCTGCCAACAGCTGTGATTTGACAGTATGCCAACAAGACACTGTTTTACCCACATTATTCCATACAAGACCATCTCCTATTTTTTCCATGCCTGAAAGCTGGAAAGCACAACACATTTATTTGTGTGCAAAACATGGGAAATCAAGGCACACTGCTGTGTGGACTTTGGCAAGTGTGGAGAAAAGTAATGCAAACCTTTTTGAACTGGATCCAATTAAAAAGCAGAATGGAAACTTTGTTGTCCCTGAGGAGGGTATTGGTGTGGGACTTCGTGGGAAAATAGTTATAACAAATCAATCAGTCAAGTCAAT
- the LOC138027485 gene encoding pinin-like — MATVAALQRDLELAKEGLKSVDENIKKLTGRDPSEFRPAAGRRVMLKRDYPDRNTGQGPAAKRLDSSGTPGRLWSRVVSTRTSQDRNRPSSRLDSEGEEEEEDGDKPAIQSSVVATPAPSRLKRDVITKTDDKTKSRNRRMFGVLLQGTLQKFKDKNSQKTEKDKRREEINKKLEEAEQKEKEELSSQRRELFTERRAKQAELKILQRKVDMAELQEEWDKHGEKLSHFIMTKANPPIFYMPAKHNDKTQKLLEESTRSVKRAMAKRRAEIEEEQELEEERIKNARLSVSNEGDSVSKGRGEGGDILTEGDVEMREERPRVFGEEEEEETGKWSQGVNPENGVGEERRAREEQQNDRVEMKDEDDEEGEVD; from the exons ATGGCGACTGTAGCAGCACTGCAACGTGACTTGGAATTAGCAAAGGAGGGGCTAAAATCTGTGGATGAGAACATCAAAAAACTCACTGGCAGAGATCCATCGGAGTTTAG ACCAGCAGCAGGGCGGCGTGTGATGTTAAAGAGGGACTACCCTGACAGGAACACTGGACAAGGACCGGCGGCAAAAAGACTAGATTCATCTGGTACACCAGGAAG ACTCTGGAGCCGAGTGGTGAGCACAAGGACTTCGCAAGACAGAAATCGCCCCTCCTCGCGTCTGGATAGTGAaggcgaagaagaagaagaagatggaGATAAG cCTGCTATCCAGTCTTCAGTTGTTGCTACACCTGCGCCATCTCGTCTAAAAAGAGACGTCATCACAAAAACGGATGACAAAACAAAGTCAAG aaaTAGGAGAATGTTTGGGGTTTTGCTACAAGGCACCTTGCAAAAGTTCAAAGATAAGAACTCCCAGAAGACAGAAAAG GACAAACGaagagaagaaataaacaagaaGCTTGAAGAAGCAGAGCAGAAAGAGAAGGAAGAACTGTCCTCCCAAAGAAGAGAGTTATTCACAGAAAGGAGAGCAAAGCAAGCAGAACTTAAAATCTTACAAAGAAAAGTTGATATGGCTGAGCTG CAAGAAGAATGGGATAAGCATGGTGAAAAACTGAGTCATTTTATCATGACAAAGGCTAATCCACCCATCTTCTACATGCCAGCCAAACATAATGACAAGACACAAAAACTTCTTGAGGAATCAACCAGATCTGTGAAAA GGGCGATGGCCAAAAGAAGGGCAGAAATTGAAGAGGAACAAGAACTTGAAGAAGAGAGAATAAAGAATGCCAGGTTGTCTGTTTCCAATGAGGGTGATAGTGTGAGTAAAGGAAGAGGGGAGGGTGGGGACATTTTGACAGAAGGAGATGTTGAGATGAGAGAGGAGAGACCGAGAGTGTTTGgtgaggaagaggaggaggagacAGGAAAGTGGAGTCAAGGTGTCAATCCTGAGAATGGTGTTGGAGAAGAGAGGAGAGCCAGGGAAGAACAACAGAATGATAGGGTGGAAATGAAGGATGAGGATGACGAAGAGGGAGAGGTAGATTAG
- the LOC138026809 gene encoding actin maturation protease-like isoform X1: protein MDSAWEIKKQCREIIQQITAQRSEFFGDEEWLLCIREVSTRLQGKFPRCGLSALSMANDLLFQDRITLTQHDTKQQEEELESLLELAQLRGFSEQGEMYSAENLAKLAKEFYGLECLVTNDGLKDGNFIASEVIVKGSAVLVPYDADKNHEPCLQNGHRAHWALVTGVLVELPANSCDLTVCQQDTVLPTLFHTRPSPIFSMPESWKAQHIYLCAKHGKSRHTAVWTLASVEKSNANLFELDPIKKQNGNFVVPEEGIGVGLRGKIVITNQSVKSILT, encoded by the exons ATGGATTCGGCTTGGGAGATAAAGAAACAGTGCCGTGAGATAATTCAGCAGATTACGGCGCAAAGATCAGAGTTTTTCGGAGATGAAGAATGGCTTCTTTGTATCAGAGAAGTCTCCACAAGACTGCAGGGAAAATTTCCCAG GTGTGGATTATCAGCCCTCAGCATGGCAAATGATTTGTTATTTCAAGATCGCATTACGCTGACACAACATGATACAAAACAACAAGAGGAGGAATTAGAATCCTTGCTTGAACTGGCACAACTGAGAGGTTTCTCAGAACAAGGAGAAATGTATTCAGCAGAAAATCTGGCGAAGCTTGCAAAGGAGTTTTATGGACTTGAATGTCTTGTGACAAATGATGGATTAAAGGATGGTAATTTCATTGCATCCGAAGTGATAGTTAAAGGATCAGCTGTTCTTGTGCCATATGATGCAGATAAAAACCACGAGCCGTGTTTGCAAAATGGACACAGAGCACATTGGGCCCTTGTTACAG GTGTGCTTGTTGAACTTCCTGCCAACAGCTGTGATTTGACAGTATGCCAACAAGACACTGTTTTACCCACATTATTCCATACAAGACCATCTCCTATTTTTTCCATGCCTGAAAGCTGGAAAGCACAACACATTTATTTGTGTGCAAAACATGGGAAATCAAGGCACACTGCTGTGTGGACTTTGGCAAGTGTGGAGAAAAGTAATGCAAACCTTTTTGAACTGGATCCAATTAAAAAGCAGAATGGAAACTTTGTTGTCCCTGAGGAGGGTATTGGTGTGGGACTTCGTGGGAAAATAGTTATAACAAATCAATCAGTCAAGTCAAT
- the LOC138027489 gene encoding ATP synthase subunit s, mitochondrial-like isoform X1 — MSSAVITLSRRLWEFKGRSAHCIGKRSFYMWLNFVFNRVDERRIEEFGPDRVAAEWVLRCGGGAKFKHLDKWIWDYHAIPDGPKEKLKLEGINAKGISVTTGGLQHLVGLQHLTQLNMNSCKYITDTSKLLPVRESLENLDIGNCGGISDITPLHELKKLIQLNLVNTPRIKEREEAIAALQKSIPACVIEK; from the exons ATGAGT TCTGCAGTGATAACGTTGAGCAGAAGGCTATGGGAATTTAAAGGAAGATCAGCACACTGCATTGGAAAAAGGTCATTTTACATGtggcttaattttgtttttaacag GGTAGATGAAAGACGTATAGAAGAGTTTGGCCCAGATAG GGTTGCAGCAGAGTGGGTGTTGAGGTGTGGGGGAGGTGCCAAGTTTAAACACCTTGACAAATGGATATGGGATTATCATGCAATACCAGATGgaccaaaagaaaaactgaagCTAGAAGGAATCAATGCTAAAGGAATAAGTGTAACCACAGGAGGTCTGCAGCATCTTG TTGGTCTTCAGCATCTGACGCAGCTTAACATGAACAGCTGTAAGTACATAACAGACACAAGTAAACTTCTACCTGTGAGAGAATCTTTGGAGAATCTGGACATTGGAAACTGTGGAGGAATTTCAGATATAACTCCACTTCACGAGttaaa aaAACTGATACAACTCAACCTCGTTAACACCCCAAGAATAAAAGAGAGGGAAGAAGCCATTGCAGCACTGCAGAAGTCAATCCCTGCATGTGTCATTGAAAAATGA